From the genome of Mixophyes fleayi isolate aMixFle1 chromosome 2, aMixFle1.hap1, whole genome shotgun sequence, one region includes:
- the TMEM50A gene encoding transmembrane protein 50A codes for MSGFFDTLRCSECIDWGEKRNTIASIASGVLFFTGWWIIIDAAVKYPTQAELNHSYHACGVIATVAFLMINAVSNGQVRGDGYSEGCLGQTGARIWLFIGFMLSFGSLIASMWILFGGYVAKGGPVVYPGLAVFFQNAFIFFGGLVFKFGRTEDLWQ; via the exons ATGTCTGGATTTTTTGACACGTTACGCTGCTCAGAGTGCATAGACTGGGGCGAGAAGAGGAACACAATAGCATCCATTGCTTCTGGAGTTCTT TTCTTCACAGGCTGGTGGATCATCATCGATGCTGCTGTTAAGTATCCCACTCAGGCAGAGCTGAATCACTCATATCATGCCTGTGGGGTGATAGCCACTGTAGCTTTTTTAAT GATAAATGCAGTGTCCAATGGACAGGTTCGTGGCGACGGCTATAGTGAAGGATGTTTGGGACAAACAG GAGCTCGTATTTGGCTGTTCATCGGTTTCATGTTGTCTTTTGGTTCTCTGATTGCATCCATGTGGATATTGTTTGGCGGTTATGTGGCAAAAG GTGGTCCAGTGGTGTATCCTGGGCTTGctgtattttttcaaaatgcttttattttttttgg GGGACTGGTTTTCAAGTTTGGTCGGACTGAAGATTTATGGCAATAG